The Oncorhynchus clarkii lewisi isolate Uvic-CL-2024 unplaced genomic scaffold, UVic_Ocla_1.0 unplaced_contig_712_pilon_pilon, whole genome shotgun sequence genome segment ACCAACCCGCATAGTTCGCCAAAGGAATAGCCTAGCCTAGGAAATAAGGGGGTCGTGTAGGCTACAAACAGCATAACCTTATCCATAATAAACGAGGTCGTTTGATTCTTTCTCGGTCATCGGTGTACACCTGTGCGAGCAGTGGACTTAATAAATAAATGCACACTCAAAAACACAGGCGATGCGGTCTTGCTTTCTCACCCTCTGTCCCACCCGAGACTACTGTCTTTGCCGCTTATCCATTCCGGAGCGATGTTTATGGTGGTTGTATCCGTGTAGTTTGAGGTCACGTCTTCGGTATTTTGTTACGCGGTGTGAGTGTTTGTATCCGTGCGGTCTTTCTCTACCGCACGCGGAGCTGCTATGTTTCTCTAACCCAACCCCCAAATTCCTCTGCTTCCGGGATGGCAGACTGGATAAAGGCTGCTTCTGTGAATGCACGGACCAGTCAACTATTAGGATCGCCTTACATTTGGAAGTATGTTTGTCTTATTAGCAAAAGCAAATGATCGTCAACACACCACAATGATATATCTAAGTAAGGCTGACCTTTTATCATAGTATGACGTTTTAGAGGTCAATGCCGAAAGCTTCACTGCAGTTGGCTGATCCCGAACTCACATGAGCATTATCAGGACCAGTGGAGCTGGAGTCGGAGCATCATGACGCGGATCTCAGATGTCCCGCTGGAACTCTTATATATGGCAGGTAAACCACTAGCAGCAAGGACAGACAATGAGCAATAATTTAAACAATAAACAGCACTTTTCAAAATTACTATTTAAAAACAAGGTATTTCGAGGGCAATGTTTTAAACAATaacaaaaaataatttaaaacatAAGCTAACATAACCATATTACAGGTATGATATTTTGTACAATTCAGAATAGTTTACAATATGTAACTGTATTGAGCTTAACTGCACTGAGTTATAAGGAAGATGTTCCAGATGGGAAgactatttttatttaactaggcaagtcagttaagaacaaattctaatttacaatgacggcctaccccggacgacgctgggctaattgtgccttgccctatgggactcacaatcatgGCCGgaagtgatacagcctggaatcgaaccatggtccgtagtgatgcctctagcactgagaagcagtgccttagaccaccctCGGGACTATGAAGTAGATTAAGAAAGAGATAATTGACTGCACATTCAAACACTGAGTGGTGACAGCTCACTAATAGGAGAACACGAGAAACAATGCTTAGCTTAGGAGAAACAAACCCAGAGCTATCAATTGCCTTTAATGGTAACAATGTGGCAATATCACTGGAAGTCATTTGATGAGACTTAACAcagagcctaccatcatactAGAAGAGTACAGAATGGGCATATTCTGGTCAATTTTAGATGTTCAATTAATACAAATAATTGTGTTGAGCCACTGCTGTCCTCCTCAGCACAATATTTATCAATTAATCAGATGTTATTTATAGAGAACATTTCTTACAGGTGATGCATTTCAAAAGTgcttaacaaataaaataaaaggttAGAAAgattttttacaaatatttatatattcttagaGACAAATtaaaatagtaaaacaacaatacATTTCGGCCTAGTGTTCTAGAATGACCACAATTCTCAAATTCACACCACTGTCTCAGCATCTCACCTGAGACAATGTCATGTAATCACTCATCTGCAACAACAAGGACATTGAGAGATATCTGATAGAGCTTTAACCCACACAGTTCACTTAGTTCACATCATTTTATTGAAAATACAGTTGAATATAAAAACATGATTTCCAAAAATTCTTCAGTGTAGTCTGTCCATTCAGAAACCCAGGAGTCTATTAGAGTAATGTCTTATCCAGGGTAGCAGTGATTGAGGGGAAACGTTGGGTGGAGGTTTTTGTCAGAGATGTGCTAGGTCAGGAGTTCCAGAACTACCTGAGAGGCTGTCTACTGGGTCAGAGTCCACTGAGTCATACAGTTCATAAGGCTCACAAGGTCCAGAGGACTTCAAACACCTCTGACATGGGCAGGGCCAGGCTGGTCACCGTCAGaacctacagacagacacagaaagaaagGATTATAAACAATATATCATATTatactgtagaatagaatagacagGTAGGCAAGCAGAATTAGACTGTTCGTTCTACTATTTCTTAATTCTGAACTCTATAGAGGTAACTCAGACAGCTACAGCTCACCTTGGTGTCAGTCTGATAAGAGAAATCCCACACTTTCTTTCCGTTGGCCCATACATAGCGGGGTGGGGAAGGCACCCCGAACACTCGCAGCCCTCCCAGCACCAGCCCGTCCAGCGCCCCGTTCTGACGCAGGGGGTCACTCATCACCTGGGACTGGGTCAAATGAAAACCTTATTTATCCCcactggcaaacacacacatgtatagTACCAGTATAGATTAGACATTAACAGTTAGGTCTACTGTTCACAGGATGGCAGGGAAAGAGTATGTCTTCTATCTTGATTGGATTGGACCTGGATCTCAATCTTGAGAGCATTGCTAGAAACATACTGTACTGCAGAAACATCCAAATCACCCTAGATAATTCTCTGATCTCCATCCTCTTTAAAGTCCAATTAGGGCCCTACGTTTTTCCTACCCAGTTGTCATGAAATACCTTGAAGTAGGACAGACAAAAGGTTTGATGGTCCGCACTCAAAAAGATGTCACATAAAGCTTACTTCCTTTTCTTCACTGCATCAGGGATAGCCTTGAAGTGGGCTATAACTTGGGCCCAGAGTTTTCCTTGCTCAGGTCATGTGATCAGGAAAAACTCAGGACCCTATGTGACCTCTACATCTCCTACCTGTCCAGCGATGAAGATAACATAGGAGTAGTCTCCTCTCTGGAAGGTGTCCAGACTGTCCCCGTCGTCCCAGAACAGGTCACCCCAGGCCCAGCCCCCAGCAGACAGCGCCACAGTCAGGAGGAAAGGGTTACTGCGAGAAGCTGAGGTAGTCAGGCCTGGCTCCTGTATCTCAGAGGGAGTTTGAGGGGATTTTTCATTGAAAGATATAATATAATTACTGATTAAGACAGGCAACAGGTTTTACACAAACTCATATAAGCTTCAAAACAACATTGTCAGATTAGTACGCAGAGAGTATTTCATTTGAGGTTTTATCACATAGTTTCACAAAGGAATTTTGGGTCTCTTGTTCTATGACAAATAACTTTAATTGATTTCATGATATAAGAGTTTGGCAGCTCATTCATCTCCTCCACCATCAGTATGTAACACCCACAATATGGGCCTAAGATGAAGCTTTGTCGCACAATGAAACAACAGACAACCAAATTCTATTGTGTACAGAGGACACACACCTGCTGTGGGATGATGTGTCCCTCTCTCACATGGACATTGATGGTGTCCAGAGGGGCTGGGAGGAGCAGGTACTGACCCTTACTGTAGAACGGCTGGCCCTAGTGAGGAAGGGATGAAAGAGGTGACCACTGAAATATGGTTCTAGTATACACAGTACAACCGTATTACACATCTTTGCCTGGTCCTAAAGTAAGCCTTCAAGACCCTAAGAAAGGCTCACACAGATGGATTTTTATCAATCTGTGTGATGACAGAAAATATGGTCTTGGTCTCCTAGGAATCCCTTTAATCAGTTGCAAACTAATTGCAGTGACATTATGAAAGGCCTAtagaaatacactgagtgtacaaaacattaggatcacctgctctttccatgccaTGGActgatccaggtgaaagctatgatctcttgttgtcacttgttaaatccacttcaatcagtgtagatgaaggggaggagaagtgaaataaggatttttaaaccttgagacaattgagacatggattgtttatgtgtgccattcaaagggtgaatgggcaagacaaaatatttaagtgcctatgaacggggtatggtagtaggtgccaggcgcaccagtttgtgtcaagaactgcaacgctgctgggctttcaatagtttcccgtgtgtatcaagaatggtccaccacccaaaggacatccagccaacttgacacaactgtgggaagcattggagtcaacatgggccagcatccttgtgaaAGGCTTTCGGCACCTTGTAGAGTTtgtgccccgacaaattgagcctgttctgagggcaagggggggccaactcaatattaggaaggtgttcataatgttttgtacgctcagtgtatAACTGTATTGAATCTCGGAGCTGTTTACATTGTGCAGACTGTACCAAGTCCCCGGGGGGAGGTAGGCAGCCAGCTCCACTGCCCCCTGCTCTAACACTGGGCTGACAAGCAGAGAACTCCCCCACAGGAACTGTCTGTCTATGGTCTGGCAGTTAGGGTCTGAGGGGAACctgggagagatggacagagaggaagGGCCAGAGAACAGTATCAACACAGTAAATAAGATGTGTTACAATAGTATCCAaatgttgaagagagagagaagggacgtACTGGAGGAAGAGAGGCGTTGCCACAGTGTCTGCGGAGGTGTGTGCGTGGTAGAAGAGTGTGTAGAGGAATGGCAGGAGAGAGTAACGTAACATCACCGCGCTACGCATGGCTGTCTGGGCCTCCTGACCAAACACATAGGGCTCCTGGGGCTACACACAGAGCTAGAGTTACCTCAATTCATAATACATGGGACTGATGGACTGTTACATAGACACAGTGAAAAGACACTAGCAGGTCAGCCACCATGGTAAATAGGAAAACATTGTAACTTGGTTACATGGAGACAGTGCAAAGACACTAGCAGGTCAGCCACCATGGTAAATAGGAAAACATTGTAACTTGGTTACATAGAGACAGTGAAAAGACACTAGCAGGTCAGCCACCATGGTAAATAGGAAAACATTGTAACTTGGTTACATAGAGACAGTGAAAAGTCACTAGCAGGTCAGCCACCATGGTAAATAGGAAAACATTGTAACTTGGTTACATAGAGACAGTGAAAAGACACTAGCAGGTCAGCCACCATGGTAAATAGAAAACATTGTAACTTGGTTTCATAGAGACAGTGAAAAGTCACTAGCAGGTCAGCCACCATGGTAAATAGGAAAACATTGTAACTTGGTTTCATAGAGACAGTGAAAAGATATTAGCAGGTCAGGAAAAGATTGTGGTAAATTCCTATCCAACCGAGTTAACTGTAAAGACCATaaaaccacccacccacccacacccacacacacagcgttGGGCTTGTCGTTGTGGTTCCTCATGAAGGGGTAGAAGGCTCCAAGCTGGGTCCAGCGTACACacagctcctctgtggtgtccccCCCGAACCCACACACATCCGCCCCCACCAGGGGCACCCCGAACAGGCCAAACAGCAGCACCGCTGGGGGGGTGGAGGGACAGGTGGATATTGAACATATTAATTCCCTTTATTCATTATTACTGTATTCATTATTTAACTTTGATGTCAGGCAGTCAGAGgcatctctctgtacttgctAGCTACATAGTATCAAATAAATAGTAGGTGGTTCCATTACAAGTCTGGGCATTTTTCTATTCAAACCCCTCATTCAAATCCATGGATAACTACCACTGAAAAGACTAACTCTGTCTAGGCACTCTTTCAACTAAAGACAACAGAGACAAACTGCTGAGTAAGAGCACACTGCAACATGTACTGTCTGGATGGTGCATCGGTACCATTAGTACTCTGATGGCTAAAACACACAGGGCTTGTGAATGGCTTTGGGAATGTCGTTGAGAATAGGAATGGCTTGGAACGGAGATGGGAATGTTGGGGATGTCTTTCCCCTCACCAGGGATGGAGTATCTGAGCTGCTCCCAGTCGCTCCTCACGTCTCCCGTCCAGACTCCGGAGAAACGGCCAATGCCAGGGAAGGAGGAGCGGGACAGCACGAAGGGTCGCGACCCCCGAACCTTCACCAGGGCACTGAGAGGGTCAAAGGCTATAACTGATCTTCCAACTACAGTTACAAATATGTAATGTAGACAAGATAAATAAAATCAGCTTCATTCAAACAAGCAGAAGTAAAAGTGCCAACAGTCTCAGGATAAGTACGCACTGATCCCTGTGGTGCTGTGTCTGACCTGTGGGTGGCGCTAGCCTCCGTCAGCCCATAGAGGTTATGCAGGTTGTAGTGAGTGGACAGGTTCTGCTGAGCTGACATGCAGAGTGTACCAGTGTTCAGCTGTCCTCCAATCACCGCTGTATGACCGTATGGAGACAGAAtggaaatgaatgaatgaattcacTAAATTCCTCTATTGATATTAAATAGACAGGAAACTACTCAGCTGCAGTACACTCACGTGGCACGTAGGGGGGGCTATCCAAATCACTGTCAGGACACCCCTCCACAGAGCCCTGCACAAAACTGGCTGGTTCATTCATATCCTGAGAACAGAGGGACAAGAGAAAGAGTATGCTGGATGCTGAGTAGCATTGACACAGCCTGGATGATGCAAGCTTGTTAGTGCaaatatagaatagaatatagaatacaatacaatataataggGGATCATTTCAGCCCTCTACAAGACATTTCTATCTGAGACACACTCACAATCCACAGGCCATCTAGCGGGACTCTGGAGTGGAACTCCCGAATGCAGTCCTCCCACCAGCTCTGTGTCTCTGGGTTGGTGAAGTCAGGGAACGCTGTCGGACCAGGCCACACCTGGACACAGAGGAAGACGAGTGAGGAACCAAACATGCATACCTTTCCACat includes the following:
- the LOC139401928 gene encoding lysosomal alpha-glucosidase-like, which translates into the protein KSNGRVLVNTTVAPLLYADQYLQLSTSLASSLVSGLGEHYTPLSLDLNWTSLTLWNRDMAPHGDANLYGSHPFYMVQEGDGQAHGVFLLNSNAMEVVLQPSPALTWVAVGGILDLYIFLGPDPQSVVRQYLQVIGYPMMPPYWSLGFHLCRWGYRSTNATREVVRRMHNANFPLDVQWNDLDYADKRRVFTFDPQRFVDLPDMVKEFHQKGMKYILILDPGISSTSPPGTYPPFDEGQRRGVFIRNSTGQTLIGKVWPGPTAFPDFTNPETQSWWEDCIREFHSRVPLDGLWIDMNEPASFVQGSVEGCPDSDLDSPPYVPPVIGGQLNTGTLCMSAQQNLSTHYNLHNLYGLTEASATHSALVKVRGSRPFVLSRSSFPGIGRFSGVWTGDVRSDWEQLRYSIPAVLLFGLFGVPLVGADVCGFGGDTTEELCVRWTQLGAFYPFMRNHNDKPNAPQEPYVFGQEAQTAMRSAVMLRYSLLPFLYTLFYHAHTSADTVATPLFLQFPSDPNCQTIDRQFLWGSSLLVSPVLEQGAVELAAYLPPGTWYSLHNGQPFYSKGQYLLLPAPLDTINVHVREGHIIPQQEPGLTTSASRSNPFLLTVALSAGGWAWGDLFWDDGDSLDTFQRGDYSYVIFIAGQSQVMSDPLRQNGALDGLVLGGLRVFGVPSPPRYVWANGKKVWDFSYQTDTKVLTVTSLALPMSEVFEVLWTL